A stretch of the Candidatus Jettenia sp. AMX2 genome encodes the following:
- a CDS encoding type II toxin-antitoxin system HicB family antitoxin: MKLTAIIEREGNGYVSLCPELDIASQGDTIEQARDNLREALELFFESASTEEIKHRLHNDVFVTQVEVAVG, encoded by the coding sequence ATGAAACTTACAGCAATTATTGAACGCGAAGGCAATGGATACGTATCATTATGCCCGGAGTTAGATATCGCAAGCCAAGGTGATACTATTGAGCAAGCACGGGACAACCTGAGGGAAGCATTAGAACTTTTTTTCGAATCAGCATCAACAGAAGAGATAAAACATCGACTTCACAACGATGTTTTCGTCACCCAGGTTGAGGTGGCAGTTGGGTAA